Below is a window of Gossypium hirsutum isolate 1008001.06 chromosome A12, Gossypium_hirsutum_v2.1, whole genome shotgun sequence DNA.
AAAATTTTATAAAGGTGATATTTTTGTCTACAAAGCACTAAACAGTTTAGAGAAAAGGTAGATTCTTTTCCATGGTTTTTTAAATTGCTATGTATTTCCAATATGGAAAAAGGAGAAATTTTGCAATATACCATAAAGCACTGAATCTGATATTACTTACTAGTCAAGGAGAAAACCTCTACACCCTCAAGGTAGATTTTTCTCCGCATTTACTTAAAATGATATGCAGTAGCAATATAACAAAGGGGAGGAATGTGCATTTTATGTAATTCATAAACCACTGAGTCTTGCATTACGTTACCATGTGAATAGGACATCAATAGTTTATTTAACATATGCCTATTTTATTTTGTGCAGGCTGTGGCTTTCATCTGTGGCATGATACATTATGGAATCTCTGCTTTCCAGCCACCTGACCAGGAAAATTCTTGGAACACGAGAAGGtgaagattttaaattttaactcttATTGATCTAAGAGAATTCTTGGAACCTTAACTAAATATTAGGTGACACTGCAACTTTTTTGGAGTCCACGTTTCTTCCTAAGGAAATGCATATAGAAGATTATTTACAAGCTTAGTTTATGTAGATGTTAGTGGTATACCTTGTGAAGTGATAGGATGGATAGGTTGATAAAGTCTTTTAAAGATATTTACATATGGAATTTGGCAACAGGGAAGATGACAAATGGTGGCTTTTTCCTACCATACTTGTACTGTTGAAGTCAACACAAGCTCGTTTTGTTGATTGGCACATAGCTAATCTAGAAATCCAAGATTTCTCCCTCTTCTGTCCGGATCCAGATGGTTTTTGGGCCTATGAACCTATGTCTTGACTTCAAAGGAGATCATTACGCTCTCACTTGCATCAATCAGCCTGAGGCCTTTCTAACTTCAGCTGCTACGGCTCCAACAGCTGCTTTCCAGTTTCCACTGTAAATTTTGTTCAAAGTTGTACAGAGCATCAACTGCAGTAGGCTTTTTTTTCAACCTTTTTGAGTATTGTTTCAGAAACACATTTGAGATTTTTTGTGAATTAGAAGTCACAgacaatttcattttttttccctaATATAATAAGATGCAGAAAGATTTGTGACCCTCTGTCTCCACTTACAAGAATTGAGTTCCGAGTTCATGTGAAACCCAACTTTAGTTGGACTAGTGATTcaccagaaaaaaaaaacaattgttaACATATAATTTGGGATCAAACTTGTTCTTCCTTCTTCAAAGATGATTAAATTTGCAGCACTCTGGTACGGCATTCAGTATCGTAtgttacataaaaaataatattataaaatagttttcaccaaacaaatgaaAGATCAGAGTGGCGCAGCGGAAGCGTGGTGGGCCCATAACCCACAGGTCCCAGGAtcgaaacctggctctgatactatTTAAGCTTTcctttatgttttttaaatttatttttcattccaTTTTCACGATGTGGGCTGAGCTAAGAGCTCAAGTTATACGGGCTTATCCATATAAAAATTTTGGGCCGACTTTGTTATCGATTTACTCAATTTATCACAAgtaaatgtaatttatttttaaaaaagcaGAAAACTCTGGCAAAGCAAAGAAGTGAACAGTAAAAAAGCCagaaaaatcaaaatccaaataaaCGCTCATAACATTTCCCCAATCTCCAAACCCCCAAAAATCCATCGCCACCAAGAGGAAAAAAGTAAAAGAACCCTACCGACGATGTTCCGGCAAGCGTCACGCCTCTTGGCTCGAACTACCACCCCATGGAGGAGAAGTCGAGCATTTTCGTCAGATCTACCAGCCACACCCGCTCAAGATTCGAACTTCATCGAATCATGGTCCAAAGTCATACCCAACATAGACCCTCCCAAGACACCATCTTCTTTCATGACCCCTCGCCCCGCCACCCCTTCTGCTATCCCTTCTAAACTCACTGTTAACTTTGTTCTTCCTTATGCATCTGAGCTCTCCGCTAAAGaggtttcttttctcttctttttagtTTAACCTAATGGGGTTTTTTTTGTCCTCCTATCGTGATTTGGATGGATCTTTGACGTGTGATTGATGGTTGTGGGTTTGGCGTCTGGGTTTTGCTCCGATTTAGATTTTGTTGGATTGATTTATGGTTTCTTTTTTAATTGATTGGTCTTTTTGAAACTCTCTGTCGCTTGAATCAAGGCTTTTATTGATAATGGTCAGTAAAAAATCAAGTAGTTGATCTATTttcattatgattttttttaaaaaagggtagCTTCTTCAATTTGTTCTATTTTCATTATTgatgatgaattttatgcatttaCTGAGGATTTGTAGCTTCTTCAATTTGTTCtattttgaatgtttaatttgataattttagtcCATTTTTATCAAAGTATATATGATGGAAACACTGAATCAATTATCTTTCAAGCATTCTAGAGATAACTAATAGCCTTCTGTGCTTAAGTTTCATGGGTAACAGGATTGCCTGTTATTTTgcttgattattattttttagagacATCGTATGTGTGAGAGTGTTGCAGCTCTTGACTATTGAATCAAGGAATGTCTTTAGCATGGTGACcgttattgctttgattatgtGTGAAGATTATGCAAAACGATATAGttcattaaatttatcaaaatgcAGTTAGAAAGTCATTTAGACTGAAGAATGGTTATAAACCAAAGCATTTTTAGATCCTTTATGCATAGAGTTGGGCGTCATCTTCAAAGTAATCTTATGCTGCTTCAATCTTATGGAATTTTGTAATATGAGCATTTTGAATCCATGAAACTATTATacccttttatattttattctctTCCTTTTCACTTTGGTAGGTAGAACATGGATAAAGTGAACTGAATAAACCGATTGACATTATATTCTCAAGGTTCTGACTTAGTAGTGCATCTAATATTTATCAGGTTGACATGGTAATAGTTCCAGCAACAACTGGACAGATGGGTGTTTTGCCTGGTCATGTCCCTACAATTGCTGAACTGAAACCTGGGATCTTGTCGGTGCATGAAGGAAATGATGTCACAAAATATTTCCTTAGCAGTGGTTTTGCTCTTATTCATGCCAACTCTGTTGCGGATATTATTGCTGTGGAAGCAGTGCCAGTCGACCACCTCGATCCGGCCTTGGTCCAGAAGGGTCTGGCCGACTTTACCCAAAAGCTTGGCTCGGCTACAACTGATCTGGAGAAAAGTGAAGCCCAAATAGGTGTTGACGTTCACAGTGCTATGAGTTCTGCTATCACaggttaattattttcttaatcagCTTTGGTTCAATCCTAAGACTTTTTTTCTCATATTGCTTCCCTTTTTTGTATGTGTTCATGATCAACAAATGACTGAGATATCTCAAGCTGCCTAAATTGTTGGTTTTCAGAGTTTGGAATAAAATTTTCTGAAACAAGAAGCTTGTACTTGCTATCTCTTTGCTGTTTATTGTTTTATCCATTTCAAGTTTATTTGACTTTGATAATACAACTTAAAAATGGAGTGCTCCATTATAGTTTATGCATGTACCAGAACATGTTGACGTTTTTTCAAGACATTTGAATATGCTAAACAAAGGAAATCAAAAGCACATTTTTAGACACAAATAAAGTGGAAAGGGGATACAGATGAAGAGATATGTGGTTGGAAAGTTTGATGAATGAGTTCAGGCAGATTAGGATCTGCAATCAAATAACAAGGCTAGAGGGGTGCTGAAAATAGTTGTTCATTGCCTGCTTTCTATGTTTTAAGTCGGCAAAAATCAATGGGGGTATGAAAATAGTTGTTCATTGCCTGCTTTCTATGTTTTAAGTCGGCAAAAATCAATGGGGGTATCTTTTTGCTGAATATCAATCAACAAATTCTTAGAATCACAAATCAGAGGATGAAGCGGTTTATTGTTAATAGCAGCGTCAGAAATATGAGGTAGCATCCAACTCGTTTGGTAAAGATCAGTGATCTGTATCTGTCTAACGAGGAGCAGGTCTCTGCTATTATCATGTTGGTAGCTTGTGACCAATGAACTTGTTTGATCCCTTTACCTGATGATGGTTCGCACACACGTCTGTCCAGGGTTACCATACCAATATAAGAACCGTCTAAAGACGGGagagatcattcatttaaatggCGTTATTAACAATGGAGTCAAAGTTGAGAGGCTTCCCAAATATGATGTTATTCTTAGCTAACCATGTATCCTTGAGACAATGGTGAAAGTTGCTGCCATACTGATTTATAATTGAAGGGCAATCACGAGATCAGACGTGTTTGATGGATTCAGCTTCCAACTCGCAGAATGGACAACTTGCATCCCTCCTGTTTGAACCAAGAGTCCTGGTGAGGAGGACAAAGGAAGAAGTAAAGCTTGGTTATCAATTTCTAGATCTAATTCCAGCAGGATTTGTAATTTTTGGgcctcatttttcttttatttcttcattttgaTCCATTTGATGATTGTGTTACGCCTTATCTAAAAAACTTAACACTTTGTTTTACTTAAAATGCGAGAAAGTTATGGACTTGAGATATCAAAGGTGAGAGAATGGCCCAAAAATGTAGCCCATATCCCATCCCATCCCATCCCATCCCCTAACCAAGCGAGTccattctctttgatttttttcaGCAAGAGCCCTTGTTTGACGATCACttctgaaaatttaatttttgaaaacaaatacTTCTGTTATTTGGATGGTAATCTGtaaattccttttttttatatatatttttctcagAATATAAAAGATATAGGTATAACAATCAAAAGATCAATAGTTGTTGTTTTAATTGAGTTCTTATTCTTAGGCAGCAATCCATTTATGCTATTATTATATCATAAATTAATCCactactaaattaaataataattgaaatattattactttataaaatatataatattattttgagaatatttttatctttttatatcttTTGTATAAATAATAGAAACAAAATCTTAAACTTGCTTTCTATATTAAACATAttcattatatgattttattttttactcaaaccataatttagaattttatatttacattatttttcaagaaattaatataaaaaactacaaaaatcatttttattaggTAATGAATCAGTAATCACCACATTTTTACTGAGatgtgtatttttatattatttatttagatagaCAGTGTGCTTACTTTATGTGAGATTAAAAATAATGTAGTAACTTTAACAATAATATGAGAGTAGCAATGAAATTAGAAACAATAGGTGTATAGATTCAAATGCAAATTTAACGATAATGTGCGAATAAAAAATAACTAACGATAATgtgcaaataaaaaataactatcaAAGGGAGTAGATtagaaatctattttttattGGACTTGAATAAAAACAAGAAGCTCATAGTGGGAAAATAGCTTTTCACTCCAGGTGTTTTTTTTCCCACAGTACCTTTAGCTCCTGTCCAAAATGAAACCAGGAGTGAGATGAGAATTTTTAACCCTACTTCACCATTAGTTatctaaacatcaaaataatacaGCGAAAAGGAATATTCTCTCAACATTCCATCTCACCATGGCTTATTTTGCATCCAAAGGGAGCCTAAGATTGCATCGATGGCTGTTAGCTTTTCATTTGTCGTCGCTTCTGGACTAGTTTTATGGTAGTTGACAACACTTTTTTAAGAGCTTTGGTGTGGCATGGTCTTCTATAAAAGGCATTCATGCTGACAACGAGTGCCGTAGCCTAACCCTCTTGCATCTCTCTCCCTCCTCTTTCGATGACAACCACGGTTGAATTTATGACTAGGGTTTGTTGTTGTTTAGGGCTGGGTTTTGCCCAATTTTGGACCCATGGTTCTGCCATTGAGAATTTTTTTGGCTTCTGCtgtacttgtttttttttttttctagaatggAAGTTCTTTActattaagaaagaaagaaaaaaaacaaatagaaCATCTGGATGGAGACAAGGaaatacttattattttttaaaatgatattgtTGTGATAATGGCAGCACTAAAGTTTAGTTTGAGTCAGTCCTCCAAAATTGACATCCAGGCCTGAGTTTGATTTTATATAAGACTCGAGGCATTTACGTGCAGGTCAAGGTGGGTTCCAACACATGGACCAGCTGGGCCTATCCCACCCTACAACCttccattctttttcttttcttccaaacAGCCGCCTATGGCTCTTGCCTTCATTTATATAATGGCACTCAATTTTCATTGCTAATATATATTGTAAATAGTCAACGGCCGACCACTCTCATCACTCATcggtattgaagaaattgggtcatGCAGCAGCCTCTTTCCGCCAACAAAGCCTTCAATTATTTATCATTCACTTTCTTCATATCCCATCTTACCCTTTGTCAAACCATTGATTTTGAGATTACATCATGTTGGTgcaatatattatttttagatttCATGTTTATATAAACAGTTACCTTTTTAACAAGTCAAAACagatttcaaaacatttttttaataatttcaatcatATCTACTTTTTTTGACATAATATTTACAACTAATTATAGTCACtctttaattcataaataatgcACTTTAACGCACTTGAATCCACGTCTTCCTGTATTAACAATAATGTCCATACTAATCGAGTTAAAAACTCAATCAACTTTAACATTTTTTCTTTATTGTGAATCAACCCAGCTTCAAATTCTGTGATTTCAAATCCATGAGGCAAGAAGTTTTGTGTGTTTTTCTTAGATCATGATTTGCGGTTTGTTTGGACGCAAGGGTTTAAGCCCAAAAGAGGCTGATCTCATTTGGGTAATGACTAATAAGATTGAAAATGAGACAaaacaatatttaataattaaccaaatgtctcctttttcattatttatcttTGATTCAAAGTCAGGTTGCTTAAGATATGATAGGAGCCTTCTAAGAAACAATCCTAATTATTATTTATCATAAATAAATTACCCACACATGTAGATGAATATATTCTCCTTTTTAAAAAAAGGCCATCCCACGTGTAAGTGCAGCCAAGAATCATAGGTTAGAATGTATTGTTAACACTAGATTCCATTTGAATGCCACTAGTTCAACTTGTGTTTGCTTTTGTCAAAGTCCCACACCACATGCCGTTCCTATTTCAACATTGTTTCCAAACTTGCACTTTACTTCGTCACCCATGGATGCTTGGGGCGGAGGCACTATATCAAAAGTGTGGTTGGATAGTTTGAGAAGTGGTTCTTGGATGAATTGGTGATGAGAATCTCAAGGTATTGATTCCTTTTTAAAGTGTTGTGAGGAAACTTATATATGAGGACAAAGGAATTTACATGTCCTGAGCTTATTGACAGTGAAATTATTCCATTTTCCTTGCAGTAGCGGTAACGTGATGGCGTAGGTCAAGGATATGACCTCTTAGAATAGTTAGGTAATGAATAAGTTTGAGACCCCACATAAACTCAATAAAAGTTATCTTGAAAAGGTTCGCCATGACATTAATTATGGTTCAAGATTCACAAGAACATGTATATAGCATATAATTCACCCATTAATAACACGTGGAAGAGTATAACAATGCTCTATCTCAACCAAACATCAACTACTATAGCCTTAATTGGGATTGTAGAAAAATACAAGTCATTTGAGGTAGGTTTAGCCTAATGTGGTTTCAAATCAAACATTGAAACATGTTTCACATGTCAAATTATATTGAAGCTACAAAAATCTAAGTGATCCAAAACTCAAACCAAATCTTGGTTACCCAATTTTTGTCACATGCTTTACCCCAAATAATTACTTGATTTGATGATCAACTTCTAGATTTGTTTATTTTATCATTTGTCatttacccttttctttttcccttcatTTCTTGAAATATTTCAATTCATGAATAGGAAACAGATAAGGATTTCAATTTTATCATCAAACTTGTGTAAACCAATCAACATTTAAGTAGACTTCCACTAATAAATTGACCATATTCTTATAGGGGAAAATAGCAATACATGCTAACATTTGAACTTATATACAAAATTACCATTAGTCCAATAGTTTAGTggtacaaaagaaagaaaaaaaaactacacAAGTGTGTGTGGCCAAAATAGCTGTCCACAACAGCCGAGAAATTGGGCGTAAATTTAAGACTTGAAAGATCATATTATATtcgattcaaattttattatgtgtaaattttattataaatttaaattatttttataagcttTAAATAAAGAGTCAAAAATATagtcataataatatttattattttataaataaaaaataatattcttaattgaattaaaattaaactaagtggTGTGGATTTAAATATAGTATGTGTCAAAGCTGAGTGGTAGGAGGGATTGATGGAAATGATATAAAAGCTTGTACTGATAGCGTAGACTTGGGAGTATTAATGGTGTTATGGCCAGTCACATGTGGAGCACATGATGTGCTTGATTTCAACCGTCATAATTGAATAGAAAAGAGTTGGGGCCCTTTTTGTTGGTGGATATATTAGAGGACAATTTTTATTTTAGCCCTAATTTCTGCTGTGCTATTATGGGTCGGCTAGTGATGTTGTTGCCCTAATTTTTTCACTACTATTAGTTTAGCCCAGTAGTTCTAGCTGTGGGCCCAAATCTGCTTTCCCTTTCTCACTACTTCATCAccataatgtaatttaataacatttttttgCTTCTGTCACAGCTGTAAGGTTTATACGTTTATCTTGtgtccatttttttctttttgccaagtacaaattaaagaataatcttcaaaattgtaatttttggaattcaaagttttaatttagatggttatgtaatcaaattatttatatatatatatatatattaaaaaagtgATATTTAATTATGTATGGCTTCAAATCCAACACCTATAGTCTTACCATTACTTCtagattattaattatttttgccataaaagaaagaaatgggTGGTTGGATTAAGATAGCTAGAGATTAGATTCATCTACCCTTTATTCATGTCATATGATATAGTTGAAATATCACTAACCTTGGAATTACTAGATTTTGAATTTTTACATGTTTAAGAAAGTAAAGGAGTTGAAatgaaaattaagataaaatgaaGGACaattctgcaaaaaaaaaaaaatcaggcCGTAAAATTCTACTAAttcaaattttgaagaaaatgaGGAAGCGTTTATTTTTATGCATGTGTGTATTTACAGGTCAATTTGTGCGTGTTTCTCTCACAATTAAACAGTCTCTTGATTAGTATTGAAATCAAGTTTTCAATGTCTGCCACTGCCACCTTTGCTCTACAATAAAGCAAGAAAAGTTTGAAGGCAATGAAagcaaatttaattattaattaattaattaggattCATTCAATCTAAATTATTCTACAAACAAATTATTCATATGTTCCAAACCACATACTTGTTTAATTGAATCACATTAAGCAGCAGTAATATTGGTTATTTATTGTGTGTGGGACATAGGCAATTTTTGTTTGACAATATTGTACCTCCAAATTAAAGTAGATAGAAAAGGAggtttgaaatttgaactttggaaaaaaaaattt
It encodes the following:
- the LOC107943053 gene encoding ATP synthase subunit delta', mitochondrial; translation: MFRQASRLLARTTTPWRRSRAFSSDLPATPAQDSNFIESWSKVIPNIDPPKTPSSFMTPRPATPSAIPSKLTVNFVLPYASELSAKEVDMVIVPATTGQMGVLPGHVPTIAELKPGILSVHEGNDVTKYFLSSGFALIHANSVADIIAVEAVPVDHLDPALVQKGLADFTQKLGSATTDLEKSEAQIGVDVHSAMSSAITG